The following are from one region of the Rhodopirellula sp. P2 genome:
- the ftsH gene encoding ATP-dependent zinc metalloprotease FtsH: MEIKLDKKKGDSADKSAKEPPYPQWQSALWYFSVLLLVLWLWQDISRIAEVQRIPYSEFKAHVVAGEVTECELSEDTIEGVYVPRPKANDVATSESGATDIGTTDAAASKDASKAGGDSDSPSRAAPATLSESKSEKVGDETGSAPTLITFVTNRVEDPELVDQLIAANVKFTGSRPPSVMQNLLLWWVLPFVAFIFLSRFLANRIGNTGQAMMGFGRSKAKLVADEDTGVRFTDVAGCVEAKFELEEVVDFLKNPQRYVELGAKIPKGVLLVGPPGTGKTLLARAVAGEAGVPFFSISGSEFVEMFVGVGAARVRDLFEQGKQHAPCIIFIDELDAIGRERGVHVATVNDEREQTLNQLLVELDGFAANTGVIILSATNRPEVLDRALLRPGRFDRQVLVDAPDFEGRLGILSVHARNKPLDDSVDLRDIARSTPGLSGADLANVMNEAALLAARRKSKSIAKCDLEEAVEKVVAGPERKSRRLGEEERRRVAFHEVGHALVATFSEHAEPVRKISIIPRGQAALGYTLQLPTEDQYLMTRSELDARLSGLLGGRAAEQIVFDEVSSGAENDLQKATTIARQMVCMFGMSDSVGLTHCAQQPNAFTATSGVLQRDCSEHTASSIDDEVKSLLAIAYAQAQSILTEHREALNRVATELLEHETLDASEFQALLPGPVQAA; the protein is encoded by the coding sequence ATGGAAATCAAACTCGACAAGAAAAAAGGTGATTCGGCTGACAAGTCTGCCAAAGAACCTCCGTATCCCCAGTGGCAGTCGGCGTTGTGGTATTTCTCGGTGCTGCTGTTGGTCTTGTGGCTTTGGCAGGACATCTCACGAATTGCGGAAGTGCAGCGAATTCCCTACAGCGAATTCAAGGCCCATGTGGTGGCCGGTGAAGTCACCGAATGCGAACTTTCGGAGGACACGATCGAGGGCGTTTATGTTCCTCGCCCGAAAGCGAACGACGTGGCAACATCGGAGTCGGGGGCGACCGACATTGGGACAACCGACGCTGCTGCGTCAAAGGATGCTTCCAAGGCTGGTGGGGACTCGGACTCACCCTCTCGGGCGGCACCCGCGACGCTGTCCGAATCCAAATCGGAAAAAGTCGGTGATGAAACAGGATCGGCACCCACACTGATCACGTTTGTCACCAACCGCGTGGAAGACCCGGAATTGGTGGATCAGTTGATCGCGGCCAACGTCAAGTTCACTGGCAGCCGTCCGCCTAGCGTGATGCAAAACTTGTTGTTGTGGTGGGTGCTGCCGTTCGTCGCCTTCATCTTTCTCAGTCGGTTTCTGGCCAACCGAATCGGGAACACCGGGCAAGCCATGATGGGGTTTGGGCGCAGCAAGGCCAAGTTGGTCGCGGATGAGGACACCGGGGTACGGTTCACCGATGTGGCAGGTTGTGTCGAGGCCAAGTTCGAGTTGGAAGAAGTCGTTGACTTTCTCAAGAACCCCCAACGGTACGTGGAACTGGGGGCCAAGATCCCCAAGGGAGTGCTGTTGGTCGGGCCTCCCGGGACGGGCAAAACGTTGCTTGCCCGCGCCGTTGCTGGGGAGGCTGGCGTGCCGTTCTTTTCGATCAGCGGCAGTGAGTTTGTGGAGATGTTTGTGGGGGTGGGGGCAGCGCGTGTTCGGGATCTTTTCGAACAAGGCAAGCAACACGCACCATGCATCATCTTCATTGACGAACTCGATGCGATCGGTCGGGAACGCGGGGTTCATGTGGCCACGGTGAACGATGAACGGGAGCAAACGCTGAATCAATTGTTGGTCGAGCTCGATGGCTTTGCTGCCAACACGGGGGTGATCATCCTTTCGGCGACCAACCGCCCCGAGGTGTTGGACCGCGCGTTGTTGCGTCCCGGTCGATTCGATCGGCAGGTGCTGGTCGATGCTCCTGATTTCGAAGGCCGGTTGGGGATCCTCAGCGTTCACGCGCGCAACAAACCGCTCGATGACAGCGTTGACCTGCGTGACATTGCCCGCTCGACACCGGGGTTGTCGGGTGCCGATCTTGCGAACGTGATGAACGAAGCGGCCTTGTTGGCGGCTCGACGCAAATCGAAATCGATCGCGAAATGTGATTTGGAGGAAGCGGTGGAAAAGGTCGTCGCCGGACCGGAACGAAAGAGCCGTCGCTTGGGCGAAGAAGAACGCCGGCGGGTTGCCTTTCATGAAGTCGGGCACGCGTTGGTGGCGACGTTCAGCGAACATGCGGAACCGGTGCGGAAGATCAGCATCATCCCGCGAGGACAGGCGGCGTTGGGGTACACGTTGCAATTGCCGACCGAGGACCAGTACCTGATGACGCGCAGCGAACTGGATGCCCGTTTGAGCGGGTTGTTGGGGGGACGTGCTGCCGAGCAGATTGTGTTTGACGAAGTCAGTTCCGGGGCGGAAAACGATTTGCAGAAAGCCACCACGATCGCCCGCCAAATGGTGTGCATGTTTGGAATGAGCGATTCGGTGGGGCTCACCCACTGTGCGCAGCAACCCAATGCATTCACCGCCACTTCTGGCGTTCTGCAACGTGATTGCAGTGAACACACGGCCAGCAGCATCGATGATGAGGTCAAGAGTCTGTTGGCGATCGCCTACGCCCAGGCTCAATCCATCCTGACGGAACATCGCGAGGCGTTGAACCGCGTCGCCACGGAACTGCTGGAACACGAAACTCTGGATGCGTCCGAGTTTCAGGCCTTGCTGCCAGGTCCCGTCCAAGCTGCTTGA
- the atpD gene encoding F0F1 ATP synthase subunit beta produces MEIETPSLNDTDRGHVVAVRGSVIDVCFPGEPPAMNWELRIGDRGEVVAEVASQLDPHTVRAIAITSPRGLSRGAPVRSFGRPMQVPVGKPLLGRVLDVFGNTLDDGESLDSIEHRSIHQTPPAINRRIAKSEVFTTGIKAIDLLSPLERGGKAGLFGGAGVGKTVLITELIHNIVGGHDGISLFCGIGERCREAEELYREMGTAGVRDNTVMVFGQMNEPPGARFRVGHAALTMAESFRDDAKQDVLLLIDNIFRFVQAGMEVSGLLGQLPSRVGYQPSLASDLAELEERICTTSDAAITSVQAVYVPADDFTDPSAVHTFAHLSATVVLSRKRASEGLYPAIDPLKSTSEMMLPGVVGERHYKTASNVRQTLAGYEELKDIIAMLGMEELSRQDRLTVNRARRLERFLTQPFFTTQQFTGHEGHMVSIEDTLDGCERILNDEFQDRPERDLYMVGKLPSSKS; encoded by the coding sequence ATGGAAATCGAAACCCCTTCGCTGAATGATACCGATCGCGGGCATGTGGTCGCTGTTCGCGGCAGTGTGATCGACGTTTGCTTTCCCGGTGAACCTCCGGCAATGAATTGGGAGTTGCGGATTGGGGACCGTGGTGAGGTGGTGGCGGAAGTCGCTAGCCAACTCGATCCGCACACCGTGCGTGCCATCGCGATCACATCGCCCCGTGGTTTGTCGCGGGGGGCTCCCGTGCGAAGTTTCGGGCGACCGATGCAGGTGCCGGTCGGCAAGCCTCTGCTGGGCAGAGTGCTCGATGTGTTTGGCAACACACTCGACGATGGCGAATCGCTGGATTCCATCGAGCACCGCAGCATTCATCAGACGCCGCCCGCGATCAACCGCCGCATTGCGAAGTCGGAAGTGTTCACGACCGGAATCAAGGCGATTGACTTGCTGTCGCCGCTTGAACGAGGCGGCAAAGCAGGTCTGTTTGGTGGTGCGGGCGTTGGCAAAACAGTCTTGATCACCGAGTTGATCCACAACATCGTTGGCGGGCACGATGGGATCAGCTTGTTCTGCGGGATCGGTGAGCGATGCCGAGAGGCGGAAGAACTGTACCGTGAGATGGGGACTGCCGGAGTTCGCGACAACACGGTCATGGTCTTTGGTCAAATGAACGAACCGCCGGGGGCGCGTTTTCGTGTCGGCCACGCGGCGCTCACGATGGCAGAATCGTTTCGGGACGATGCCAAGCAAGACGTGTTGCTGTTGATTGACAACATCTTTCGATTTGTGCAGGCCGGGATGGAAGTCTCGGGGTTGCTCGGGCAATTGCCATCCCGCGTCGGGTACCAGCCTTCTTTGGCAAGTGACCTGGCGGAACTCGAGGAACGCATTTGCACCACGTCCGACGCGGCAATCACGTCCGTGCAAGCCGTTTATGTTCCTGCCGATGACTTCACGGACCCCTCTGCGGTCCACACCTTCGCACACTTGTCGGCGACCGTGGTGCTATCACGCAAACGAGCCAGTGAGGGCTTGTATCCCGCGATCGATCCTTTGAAGTCGACCTCGGAAATGATGTTGCCAGGGGTGGTCGGTGAGCGGCACTACAAAACGGCCAGCAATGTGCGTCAAACGTTGGCCGGATACGAAGAACTGAAGGACATCATCGCGATGTTGGGCATGGAAGAACTGTCTCGCCAGGATCGTCTGACGGTGAATCGGGCCAGACGTCTGGAGCGATTCTTGACGCAACCGTTCTTCACGACGCAGCAGTTCACCGGCCACGAGGGCCACATGGTGAGCATTGAAGACACCTTGGATGGCTGCGAACGGATTTTGAATGACGAGTTTCAAGATCGGCCGGAGCGAGACTTGTACATGGTGGGCAAACTTCCGAGTTCCAAATCATGA
- a CDS encoding F0F1 ATP synthase subunit epsilon, translated as MNLTLNTPNEIVLDLTVNKVIAEGTHGSFCLLPRHVDFLAALVPGLLSWEDETGKESFAAVGTGILVKRANDVYVSAEAASHGAELEELQRLVREEFSQMDEQQRAAHTAVAKLEADFLRRTMALAEDHVV; from the coding sequence ATGAACCTGACGTTGAACACGCCCAACGAGATCGTGCTGGATTTGACTGTCAACAAGGTGATTGCCGAGGGCACGCATGGGAGTTTTTGTCTGCTGCCGCGACATGTCGATTTCCTGGCCGCTTTGGTGCCTGGTTTGCTGAGCTGGGAAGATGAGACAGGAAAGGAATCGTTCGCGGCCGTCGGGACCGGGATTTTGGTCAAGCGTGCCAATGATGTTTACGTCTCTGCCGAAGCGGCTTCGCACGGAGCGGAACTGGAGGAACTGCAACGTCTGGTTCGTGAAGAGTTTTCGCAGATGGACGAACAGCAGCGTGCTGCCCATACCGCAGTCGCAAAGCTGGAAGCGGACTTCCTCCGCCGAACGATGGCACTGGCCGAAGACCACGTGGTGTAA
- a CDS encoding AtpZ/AtpI family protein, which produces MNKRQTLQDNVDAKQSRKLDARQQGEHSAWFGLGMFGLVGWSIAIPTLLGIAVGVWIDERWPSRFSWTLMLLIGGVGMGCLNAWWWVNRENEDE; this is translated from the coding sequence ATGAACAAGCGCCAGACGCTTCAGGACAACGTCGATGCGAAGCAATCTCGCAAGCTCGACGCACGTCAGCAGGGCGAGCATTCCGCCTGGTTTGGTTTGGGAATGTTCGGGTTGGTCGGGTGGTCCATCGCGATTCCAACGCTGCTCGGAATCGCAGTGGGAGTTTGGATCGATGAACGCTGGCCGAGTCGGTTCTCTTGGACCTTGATGCTGTTGATCGGTGGTGTGGGGATGGGATGTTTGAATGCGTGGTGGTGGGTCAATCGGGAGAATGAAGATGAATGA
- a CDS encoding N-ATPase subunit AtpR, whose protein sequence is MNEWIAMTGGFLAGAAAGAFFVASLWWTTVRLPASRQPWLLLGGGAVLRMAVVLGILAMLARSGDWRILVAAAMGFALIRTVGVCTIAQRDASFQLASAPISPAETLRPRSKP, encoded by the coding sequence ATGAATGAATGGATCGCGATGACGGGTGGTTTTCTGGCGGGGGCTGCTGCAGGAGCGTTCTTTGTGGCGTCGTTGTGGTGGACCACGGTTCGCTTGCCCGCGTCTCGTCAACCGTGGTTGCTGCTGGGCGGCGGTGCGGTGCTGCGGATGGCCGTGGTGCTGGGGATCTTGGCGATGCTGGCACGCAGTGGGGATTGGCGAATCCTGGTGGCAGCGGCCATGGGGTTCGCGCTCATCCGCACAGTCGGCGTGTGCACTATCGCTCAGCGTGACGCCAGCTTTCAACTCGCGTCGGCACCCATTTCGCCAGCAGAAACTTTACGTCCCAGGAGCAAACCATGA
- a CDS encoding F0F1 ATP synthase subunit A, giving the protein MSGVQITSDEWILWQSEAWPVVKINATLAFTWLVMAVLVVGSWWITRRLTSDTEIPRWQNLLEVLVTGIRDQIRDVSRHDPGPYLPFVGTLFLFIAVANLLSIVPGYVPPTGSLSTTAALATCVFVAVPVFGIASHGVGNYLKRYLQPTPLMLPFNLIGELSRTLALAVRLYGNMMSGAVIAAILISFVPLFIPIVMQVMGLLTGMIQAYIFAVLAMVYIASATKVAK; this is encoded by the coding sequence ATGAGTGGCGTGCAAATCACATCGGACGAATGGATCTTGTGGCAATCGGAGGCTTGGCCGGTCGTGAAGATCAACGCCACGCTGGCGTTCACTTGGTTGGTGATGGCGGTGTTGGTCGTCGGTTCATGGTGGATCACGCGGCGATTGACCAGCGACACCGAGATCCCGCGTTGGCAGAACCTCTTGGAAGTGTTGGTCACCGGCATTCGAGATCAAATTCGAGATGTCAGCCGGCACGACCCGGGGCCGTACCTGCCGTTTGTGGGAACGTTGTTCCTCTTCATCGCGGTGGCCAATTTGTTGAGCATCGTGCCTGGCTACGTCCCGCCCACCGGTTCGCTGTCGACAACAGCGGCGTTGGCAACCTGCGTGTTTGTGGCGGTCCCTGTGTTTGGAATCGCCTCGCATGGGGTTGGCAACTACTTGAAACGCTACCTGCAACCGACACCGTTGATGCTGCCTTTCAACCTGATTGGCGAACTTTCACGGACTTTGGCACTGGCTGTGCGTTTGTATGGAAACATGATGAGCGGCGCAGTGATCGCTGCGATTCTGATCAGCTTCGTCCCGCTCTTCATTCCGATTGTGATGCAAGTGATGGGGCTGCTGACAGGAATGATTCAGGCCTACATCTTTGCCGTCTTGGCGATGGTCTACATCGCGTCAGCAACGAAAGTCGCCAAGTGA
- a CDS encoding F0F1 ATP synthase subunit C, protein MDSTTTIAVASIIMAGLTTAIGSIGPAFAEGRAVAQALSSIAQQPDSSNTITRTLFVGLAMIESTAIYCFVVSMILLFANPFWNHLTQ, encoded by the coding sequence ATGGATAGCACCACGACGATTGCCGTCGCCAGCATCATCATGGCGGGATTGACCACCGCCATTGGATCGATTGGGCCCGCGTTTGCCGAAGGGCGTGCCGTGGCCCAGGCTCTCAGTTCGATCGCCCAGCAACCGGATTCGTCCAACACGATCACGCGCACCCTGTTTGTGGGTTTGGCCATGATCGAGTCAACGGCCATCTACTGCTTTGTCGTTTCGATGATTCTGCTGTTTGCCAATCCCTTCTGGAACCACCTGACGCAATAG
- a CDS encoding F0F1 ATP synthase subunit B family protein, whose product MSIDWFTFTAQVINFLVLVGLLRYFLYGPIVRAMQAREQKVTQRLSDAEAAKAEANQQRAALEKQTQSLQEQREEMLAKAKADADSERQRMIAEARKEADTRREHWTSTFERDQKDLADQTRRDIQRMGFQAARETIEQLADEDLQRRVCQTFVKQLQKLDETQRTAIATQLVDSGNPVLVRSADDLDDSDRSPIRDAIHEVFQCDAEVRFESDPALIAGLEMDAGGYSLPWNAERALKKMEANVA is encoded by the coding sequence ATGAGCATTGATTGGTTTACCTTCACCGCACAAGTCATCAACTTCCTGGTCCTGGTTGGGTTGTTGCGATACTTCCTTTACGGCCCCATCGTTCGCGCGATGCAGGCGCGGGAACAGAAGGTGACGCAGCGTCTGAGCGATGCGGAAGCCGCCAAGGCCGAAGCGAACCAGCAACGTGCGGCGTTGGAAAAGCAGACGCAGTCGCTGCAAGAACAGCGAGAAGAAATGCTTGCCAAGGCCAAAGCGGATGCCGACAGCGAACGTCAGCGAATGATTGCAGAGGCCAGAAAAGAGGCGGACACCCGGCGAGAACACTGGACGTCCACCTTTGAACGAGATCAAAAGGACCTGGCCGATCAAACCCGTCGTGACATTCAGCGAATGGGGTTCCAGGCCGCCCGCGAAACCATTGAACAACTGGCGGACGAAGATCTGCAGAGGCGGGTCTGTCAAACGTTTGTGAAGCAGCTGCAGAAGCTTGACGAAACACAACGAACCGCGATCGCCACCCAACTGGTCGATTCGGGAAACCCCGTCTTGGTTCGATCCGCGGATGACCTGGACGACAGCGACCGTAGTCCAATCCGTGACGCGATCCATGAAGTGTTTCAGTGCGACGCGGAGGTTCGGTTCGAATCAGATCCGGCGTTGATCGCAGGGTTGGAAATGGACGCGGGTGGATACAGCCTGCCATGGAACGCGGAACGTGCTCTCAAAAAAATGGAGGCCAACGTGGCGTAG
- a CDS encoding alternate F1F0 ATPase, F1 subunit alpha has translation MTTYSETLEAAAHQFGQAVKSQPSQLTVTEIGTVEEVQRGIARVHGLPHVQVDEVLRFAGGHLGYAFNLDPDQVGCVLLDSSEQITAGSRVERMHTVLDTPVGDQLLGRVVDPVGRPLDGGRSLDDLPREPCERDAPPIMQRAPVTVPLQSGLKVVDAMIPIGRGQRQLLLGDRQTGKTAIAVDTIINQRGRDVICIYCSIGQRSTGVARVIEHLRHHEALDHTIVVIGADDAPPGLQFLAPYAATTMGEHFMRQGRDVLIVYDDLTSHARAYRHLSLLLRRPPGREAFPGDIFYVHSRLLERSTHLIKSAGGGSLTALPIIETEAQNVSAYIPTNLISITDGQIYLSPTLFRKGVLPAIDVGRSVSRVGGKTQLPAYRVVAGDLRLTYSQFEELERFARFSSQLDEDTRATLNRGRLIREILKQTQFQPLTLPQQIASLIAVTSGVLDGSPVDQLPKLERAIQDAVTSQAAELCAQMQAGEKLDQQQVEQIAHIAAGAVHAHP, from the coding sequence ATGACCACCTACTCTGAAACACTGGAAGCCGCCGCTCACCAATTTGGTCAGGCGGTGAAATCTCAGCCCAGTCAATTGACGGTCACCGAAATCGGGACCGTCGAAGAGGTCCAACGCGGGATCGCTCGTGTCCACGGTTTGCCCCACGTGCAGGTCGACGAAGTGCTCCGCTTCGCGGGCGGTCACCTCGGTTACGCTTTCAACCTGGATCCTGACCAAGTCGGTTGCGTGTTGCTGGATTCCAGCGAACAGATCACCGCTGGATCGCGGGTGGAGCGGATGCACACGGTGCTGGACACTCCGGTTGGCGATCAGCTTCTGGGGCGTGTGGTGGACCCGGTCGGCCGGCCTTTGGATGGGGGCCGATCCCTCGATGATTTGCCACGTGAACCTTGCGAACGTGACGCACCACCGATCATGCAACGTGCTCCGGTGACGGTCCCGTTGCAATCCGGGCTGAAAGTCGTTGACGCGATGATTCCGATCGGCCGTGGTCAACGACAGTTGTTGCTGGGGGATCGTCAAACGGGCAAGACAGCGATCGCAGTCGACACAATCATCAACCAACGTGGCCGCGATGTGATTTGCATCTATTGCAGCATTGGTCAACGCAGCACGGGCGTGGCTCGTGTGATTGAACACTTGCGCCACCACGAGGCCTTGGATCACACCATTGTGGTGATCGGGGCGGACGATGCCCCACCGGGATTACAGTTCCTGGCACCTTATGCAGCCACGACGATGGGGGAACACTTCATGCGGCAGGGACGCGACGTGTTGATCGTCTACGACGATTTGACTTCGCATGCTCGGGCTTACCGGCACCTGTCGTTGTTGCTACGCCGTCCGCCCGGTCGCGAGGCGTTTCCAGGCGACATCTTCTATGTGCACTCACGTTTGCTGGAACGTTCCACGCACTTGATCAAGAGTGCCGGCGGAGGTTCCTTGACGGCTCTGCCAATCATCGAAACGGAAGCCCAGAACGTGTCGGCGTACATTCCGACGAATTTGATTTCGATCACGGACGGGCAGATCTACTTGTCACCCACCTTGTTTCGCAAAGGCGTGTTGCCGGCGATTGATGTCGGACGCAGTGTTTCGCGAGTGGGTGGAAAAACACAGTTGCCCGCTTACCGTGTCGTCGCGGGGGATTTACGACTGACCTACTCGCAATTTGAAGAGCTGGAACGTTTTGCTCGCTTCAGCAGTCAGCTTGACGAAGACACCCGTGCAACGCTCAACCGTGGGCGTTTGATTCGCGAAATCCTGAAGCAAACTCAATTTCAACCGCTCACGCTGCCGCAACAGATCGCGTCGTTGATTGCGGTGACCAGTGGTGTGTTGGATGGTTCCCCCGTGGACCAGCTTCCCAAGTTGGAGCGTGCCATCCAGGATGCGGTGACCTCGCAGGCGGCTGAGTTGTGTGCCCAGATGCAGGCGGGCGAAAAACTGGACCAGCAACAGGTGGAACAGATCGCTCACATCGCTGCCGGAGCCGTTCATGCCCACCCTTGA
- a CDS encoding F0F1 ATP synthase subunit gamma, whose protein sequence is MPTLELLRRKIETASDLQSVVTTMKTLAAVRIHQYQRAADALMDYNRTIELGLQVILREQRLRHLPASEWGGGSSGVGGSEENSHHGVIVIGSDQGMCGQFNEQIATHALEHHAKHCQRPPEALWIVGSRVAFLLTDSGWSIDEAFRIPTSVPEIADCVSDLLTAVEAVREQRNLTTLRIYSNMRSSAGAYQPNTTQLLPIDLAWLQQLSVKNWESTCLPTFGGEREELFSLLVRQSLYVSLYQACAESLASENASRIAAMQAAEKNIEETLDELNTAFKTQRQTAITEELLDVVVGFEALTSGS, encoded by the coding sequence ATGCCCACCCTTGAACTTTTGCGGCGTAAGATCGAAACCGCGTCGGACTTGCAGTCGGTTGTGACCACGATGAAGACGTTGGCCGCCGTTCGGATTCACCAATACCAACGGGCGGCGGACGCGTTGATGGATTACAACCGAACCATTGAATTGGGACTGCAAGTGATCCTGCGGGAGCAGAGACTCCGTCATCTGCCGGCCAGCGAATGGGGCGGTGGAAGTTCGGGAGTGGGTGGTTCGGAAGAGAATTCACATCATGGCGTGATTGTGATCGGCAGCGACCAAGGCATGTGCGGTCAATTCAATGAACAGATCGCGACGCATGCCTTGGAACATCATGCCAAGCACTGTCAGCGGCCTCCGGAAGCATTGTGGATCGTGGGATCTCGGGTCGCGTTTTTACTGACGGACAGTGGCTGGTCCATCGACGAGGCGTTTCGGATTCCGACCTCTGTGCCAGAAATCGCGGACTGTGTCAGTGACTTGCTGACCGCGGTGGAGGCAGTGCGGGAGCAACGCAATTTGACGACATTGAGGATCTACTCGAACATGCGATCCTCCGCGGGGGCGTACCAGCCCAACACGACGCAGCTGCTTCCGATCGATTTAGCATGGCTGCAACAGCTGTCTGTCAAAAACTGGGAATCGACCTGTTTGCCAACCTTTGGCGGCGAGCGGGAAGAATTGTTTTCCTTGCTTGTGCGACAAAGCCTGTACGTTTCGCTGTACCAAGCTTGTGCGGAATCCTTGGCCAGTGAAAACGCCAGTCGGATCGCTGCGATGCAAGCCGCGGAAAAGAACATCGAGGAAACGCTTGATGAACTGAACACGGCTTTCAAAACCCAACGGCAAACCGCGATCACCGAAGAGTTGCTGGACGTCGTGGTCGGCTTCGAAGCCTTGACGTCCGGCTCCTAA
- a CDS encoding cation:proton antiporter, whose product MTLNDVADAVSLMILGGFLLAGFAADVLGRRMHVPRVTLLLLLGFLAGPSGWHLVPDEITQWFSFATLLALSIIGFHLGERFLGKRLRTTGKPVAFVSLAEVAGSAACVFLLLWAFGVPIPLALLLASVAPATDPAATMDVASGTGSKGPLTDTLLGVVAIDDAWGVMLFSLLTVIASSMVTPETSASVASWVVLGHGLWEIVGGLLLGIAVGLPMAMLTGRIKSGVLTIVETLGFVLLCSGLALYFELSYVMACMAMGATVSNVAHHHHRPFHAIKEVEQPFLIVFFVLAGFQFQLDQLVHVGWIGLGYIVARVIGKFIGAYLGAKAAGAPPVVRRHIGFCLLPQAGVALGLALMVAQRYPELGEKVLTTIVGTTFVFELVGPVVTRWQLMVSGEGQAKPSRPDVPSAS is encoded by the coding sequence GTGACTTTGAACGACGTTGCCGATGCGGTTTCTTTGATGATTCTGGGCGGCTTCCTGCTGGCCGGTTTTGCGGCCGATGTGCTGGGACGCCGGATGCACGTTCCGAGAGTCACGTTGCTGTTGTTGCTGGGTTTTTTGGCAGGACCGTCGGGGTGGCACTTGGTGCCCGATGAGATCACTCAGTGGTTTTCATTTGCGACGTTGCTCGCGCTCAGCATCATCGGCTTTCACCTGGGCGAACGATTTCTTGGAAAGCGTTTACGGACCACGGGCAAACCGGTCGCCTTCGTTTCACTGGCGGAAGTCGCTGGTTCGGCGGCGTGTGTGTTCTTGCTGCTCTGGGCATTCGGCGTTCCCATTCCGTTGGCGTTGCTCCTTGCCAGTGTGGCCCCCGCGACCGACCCGGCCGCGACGATGGATGTTGCCAGCGGGACAGGCTCGAAAGGTCCGCTCACGGACACGCTGCTCGGAGTCGTGGCGATCGACGACGCGTGGGGCGTGATGCTGTTCAGCCTGTTGACGGTGATCGCCAGTTCCATGGTCACGCCCGAAACCTCGGCCAGCGTCGCTTCCTGGGTCGTCCTCGGACATGGGCTCTGGGAAATCGTGGGAGGCTTGCTTCTGGGCATCGCCGTTGGTCTGCCCATGGCGATGCTGACGGGGCGAATCAAATCAGGTGTGCTGACCATCGTGGAAACGCTCGGGTTTGTGCTGCTGTGCAGCGGATTGGCCCTTTACTTTGAGCTTTCTTACGTGATGGCTTGCATGGCGATGGGCGCGACCGTGTCCAACGTCGCTCATCATCACCACCGTCCGTTCCACGCGATCAAAGAAGTGGAACAACCCTTTCTGATTGTGTTCTTTGTCCTGGCTGGGTTCCAGTTCCAGCTCGATCAACTGGTCCATGTGGGATGGATCGGCTTGGGATACATCGTCGCTCGGGTGATCGGCAAATTCATTGGCGCCTACCTCGGGGCCAAAGCCGCGGGTGCACCTCCCGTCGTCCGCCGACACATCGGTTTCTGCCTGCTACCGCAAGCTGGCGTGGCCCTGGGATTGGCGTTGATGGTGGCCCAGCGTTATCCCGAGTTGGGCGAAAAAGTGCTGACCACGATTGTCGGAACGACATTCGTCTTTGAGTTAGTCGGTCCCGTCGTGACACGCTGGCAACTGATGGTCTCGGGCGAGGGCCAGGCGAAACCGTCTCGGCCGGACGTCCCGTCAGCGTCCTAA
- a CDS encoding lactoylglutathione lyase family protein, whose product MTFPRTFSHIGISVTDLDRAVKFYTETLGWYVIMPPTEIVSDDSAIGVMCNDVFGEGWGRFRIAHLATGDRVGVELFEFDNAELRENNFEYWKSGVFHFCVQDPDVEGLAQKIVENGGKQRMPVREYFPGEKPYRMVYCEDPFGNLIEIYSHSYELTYSAGAYQGDAKE is encoded by the coding sequence ATGACGTTTCCACGGACTTTCTCGCACATCGGAATCTCGGTCACGGACTTGGACCGAGCCGTGAAGTTTTACACCGAGACACTGGGGTGGTACGTCATCATGCCGCCGACTGAAATTGTCTCGGATGACTCGGCAATCGGGGTGATGTGCAACGATGTCTTTGGAGAGGGCTGGGGACGCTTTCGCATTGCGCACCTGGCAACCGGCGACCGAGTCGGCGTGGAATTGTTCGAATTCGACAACGCCGAGTTGCGTGAGAACAACTTTGAGTATTGGAAGTCGGGCGTGTTCCACTTCTGCGTGCAAGATCCCGATGTCGAAGGGCTCGCCCAAAAGATTGTCGAGAATGGTGGCAAACAACGAATGCCAGTTCGCGAATACTTCCCCGGTGAGAAGCCTTACCGAATGGTTTACTGCGAAGATCCGTTTGGGAACTTGATCGAAATCTATTCGCACAGTTACGAGCTGACATACTCCGCAGGTGCCTACCAAGGCGATGCGAAAGAGTGA